A DNA window from Brassica napus cultivar Da-Ae chromosome C1, Da-Ae, whole genome shotgun sequence contains the following coding sequences:
- the LOC125579840 gene encoding uncharacterized protein LOC125579840, with protein MNPEEQEMKALISNMPKIWKLEEKVVGTDLGFRKFQFDFQKEEDMAGVLKLQPFHFDYWILSLARLQPKKSLLYPFLITLWVRVIGVPEEFKTEPTFESIGNAIGRTVAVDVVQSRVQVVVDGFKELCFDTTVDFTGGKFYDGEEVPVSLRYEKLFGYCQVCGSLCHKDEVCPLDEKNKKRSPERKREGRDANGSWYEGGKHEDRARSYKGVVINGNVQNKERDGRDYYGKDKEKGNKRAYTSRGHYRGDGDASRNRPAWREDTRGEVQNEQPREQKEYRGAHEEAREEGEIRNAEERVVTMPSQKFQEELAKTQADGTEAIFDPIEAEQGLVTVQGMMENQWELDDEDVMDMDEIKAHLLENRIDMDAEDFMENFSEGEAEEVIKEGNGKEEEKVASVEEEQGQIGGGAGKKQGLRKRLFKPALSTVGSSKMRVFNALASPRKRAGAKTGTRQGDTSKQTEMKGPLNPKSGQQKP; from the exons ATGAATCCTGAGGAACAGGAGATGAAGGCGCTGATCTCGAATATGCCGAAGATCTGGAAATTGGAGGAGAAGGTGGTGGGTACAGACTTGGGTTTCAGGAAGTTTCAGTTTGATTTCCAGAAAGAGGAGGATATGGCAGGGGTTCTCAAGCTCCAGCCGTTTCACTTTGACTACTGGATACTCTCTCTGGCACGCTTGCAACCAAAAAAGTCCTTGCTATACCCGTTTTTGATTACGTTATGGGTGCGTGTGATAGGCGTACCGGAGGAATTTAAAACAGAACCCACTTTCGAGAGCATTGGCAATGCTATTGGAAGGACGGTAGCTGTGGATGTAGTTCAATCCCGAGTTCAAGTAGTGGTTGATGGGTTCAAGGAGCTCTGTTTTGATACGACGGTGGATTTTACAGGCGGGAAATTCTATGACGGCGAGGAAGTTCCAGTGTCGTTGCGATACGAGAAATTATTTGGCTATTGCCAAGTGTGTGGTAGTCTTTGTCATAAGGATGAAGTGTGCCCATTAgatgagaagaacaagaagaggagTCCGGAGAGGAAACGGGAAGGCAGAGATGCAAACGGTTCGTGGTATGAAGGTGGAAAGCATGAGGATAGGGCGAGGAGCTACAAGGGTGTTGTGATAAACGGGAATGTGCAGAATAAGGAGAGAGATGGGCGTGATTACTATGGCAAAGATAAGG AGAAAGGAAACAAGAGGGCATATACCAGTCGAGGACACTATAGGGGAGATGGCGATGCTTCTCGTAATAGACCTGCATGGAGAGAGGATACACGAGGTGAAGTTCAGAATGAACAACcaagagagcaaaaggagtaCAGAGGGGCACATGAGGAAGCTCGAGAGGAGGGAGAGATTCGGAATGCGGAGGAGCGGGTGGTTACAATGCcatctcaaaaatttcaagagGAACTGGCCAAAACTCAAGCTGATGGAACAGAAGCAATTTTTGATCCTATAGAGGCGGAACAAGGCTTAGTAACGGTACAAGGCATGATGGAGAATCAATGGGAGTTAGATGATGAGGACGTGATGGACATGGACGAGATCAAGGCGCATCTACTTGAGAACAGAATAGATATGGATGCTGAGGATTTCATGGAGAATTTTTCAGAGGGAGAGGCTGAGGAGGTGATCAAGGAAGGTAATGGCAAGGAGGAAGAAAAAGTGGCGTCTGTGGAAGAGGAGCAAGGTCAGATTGGAGGTGGTGCAGGGAAGAAACAGGGGTTACGTAAGCGCCTGTTCAAACCTGCGTTAAGCACGGTGGGGAGTTCTAAGATGCGGGTTTTCAATGCGCTGGCGTCTCCAAGGAAAAGAGCTGGAGCTAAGACAGGAACAAGGCAAGGAGATACCAGTAAGCAAACAGAGATGAAGGGTCCTTTAAACCCGAAATCTGGACAGCAGAAGCCTTGA